A window of Cumulibacter manganitolerans genomic DNA:
ACCCCGGTGATCCCGCCGCCGACGACGAGCACGTCGAGCGGCTGGGTCGCGGTCTGCTCGAGCCCCTCGAGCGCGGCGGCGCGGGTGCCGGCGTTGATCCAGTTGCGGGATGCGGCTGGCGCGGTGGGGCTCGGTGATGTCATCGGCGGCGCGGTCTCCTGGGCGGGCGAATGTCGCCCTAACGGTACGCGTCGCGGGCCGGAATCCCGCCGCGGCGCGACGGGACGGAAAACCGGTTCTGCCGCGCCCCGCGGGTGCGAGACTGGACGCCCAGCGCGCGACGGGAGAGCGATGAACGAGAACCTGACCGAGATCGTCGCGCCGTCGGTGTGGTGGGGCTGGGGCGACCCGGCCCGGTCCGCCGGCGTCCCGGAGCACGTCGCGCGGGTGCTGGTCGACGAGCTGGGCGCGCGCCCGGCCGAGACGCCGCCGGTGCCGCTGGCCGACGTGCGGATGCCGGCGTCCCGGCTGTCCGCCGACGATCTCGCTGCGCTGGCCGAGACCGGCTGCGAGGTGCTGACCGACCGCGCCGAGCGCGCGGCGCACGCCGGCGGCAAGAGCTATCCCGACCTCTGGCGGCGGCGGCACGGCGACTGCGAGCAGGCGCCGGACGCGGTGCTGTGCCCGCACGACGAGGCGGAGGTCGCCGCGCTGCTGGTGGCCTGCGAGCGGCTCGGCGTCGCCGTGGTGCCGTACGGCGGGGGGACCAGCGTGGTCGGCGGCGTCCAGCCCGAGCCCGGCGGCTTCCGCGCGGTCGTGACCGTCGACCTCCGGCACCTGGCCGCGGTCATCTCGATCGAGCCGGAGAACCTGCGCGCGACGTTCGGCGCGGGGTTGCGCGGGCCCGCGATGGAGGCGGCGCTCGCCGCGCGCGGCTGCACGCTCGGGCACTACCCGCAGAGCCACCAGGAAGCCGGCGTCGGCGGGTACGTCGCGACCAGGTCCGCGGGGCAGGCCTCGACCGGTTACGGCCGCTCCGACCAGCTCGTCGAGCGGGTGCGGATCTGCACGCCGAGGGGCGTGCTCGATCTCGGCGGCAGCGCGCCGGCGAGCGCGGCCGGCCCGCGAGTGATCGAACTCGTCATCGGCAGCGAGGGAACGCTCGGGATCATCACCGAGGTGACCATGCGGCTGCATCCTGCGCCGGCGGCCAAGCGGTACGCCGGGT
This region includes:
- a CDS encoding FAD-binding oxidoreductase, encoding MNENLTEIVAPSVWWGWGDPARSAGVPEHVARVLVDELGARPAETPPVPLADVRMPASRLSADDLAALAETGCEVLTDRAERAAHAGGKSYPDLWRRRHGDCEQAPDAVLCPHDEAEVAALLVACERLGVAVVPYGGGTSVVGGVQPEPGGFRAVVTVDLRHLAAVISIEPENLRATFGAGLRGPAMEAALAARGCTLGHYPQSHQEAGVGGYVATRSAGQASTGYGRSDQLVERVRICTPRGVLDLGGSAPASAAGPRVIELVIGSEGTLGIITEVTMRLHPAPAAKRYAGWLFESFDAAREALRDAVHAYGKAQLPAVCRVSDEEETRIALAQIGGAKAAVVRKYATLRGLRAPCLGIFVWEGDPETTGLAKHQIERTLSRHGAVRLGPVAARSWEKGRFGAPYLRDHLLGRGLLVETLETAQSWSAAVSTYRAVQDALRDALGDRASVQCHISHVYETGVSLYFTFLAAEEDDPLAQWRRAKAAASEAIVATGATITHHHAVGIDHAPYLAAETGELALDVLRSVKATLDPAGILNPGKLMNGGRRG